TGGTGAGCAACTCACCCGACGCCTGCCGCCTGCGAATCACGGCCGTCGGCATGGACGGCCGGCCGCTGCCGGTGGTGCCGCCTTCCGAGAATCCCCGTTACGTCACGCTGGAGCCGTACGCCCAGTATGTCTCCCTGATCGGCCCGATGTTCGCCTTCGACGGCGGCACCGCCGACGGCTGGGTGCTGGTGGAGACTGACAACCCCGACCCGTACGGAATCCAGGGGTTCTTCCTCGCGCAGAGCTTCTTCGGGGGCATCCTCGATTCCATGGACGGTGCCGTGGCCTCGTCAGAGACGGGGACCACGCTCCTGTTCTCCAGGTACACCGGCGAGGTGAACGAGTTTACCGAGGTGACCGTCGTCAATCCCAATCCCGCCGATGCCGGCATCGCCCTATACATCTACTATGAGGACGGCACCGAGGAAACGGCGGACGCGCTCATCGACCCCAACGGCGCGGCAGTGTTCACCCTCACGGGATCCGGCAGCGCCTACGTCCTCGTGGATGCTACGGAGCCTGTCACGGGTTTCGCCATGAATTTCAACACCGCCGGTTCGCTGGCGGGGCAGCCGGCACGGTTCCTGTGGGAATCGCGGGGCGAGCAGGTCTCTCCGTTCTTCGTCTGGTCGCAGACCGACTACGCCTCCCGGCTGGACCTGGTCAATCCCAACGACGATGCCGCCACAGCCACCGTGGCGCTGTTCGACTCAGCCGGACAACCGGTGGGCAATGCCGTTCAGGTCCAGATGGGCGGATGGTTCAACACGCGACTGGACATCACGCCCGACGTCTTCGGTTTCAACAAGGCGGCCAGCGCTGACGGATGGGTCCGCGTGACCGCCGACCGCCCCCTGCTCGGGACCATGACGTTCGGCGATCCGGATTTCCAGTTTTCCCAAGCCAGTCTCCCCCTGCTCGGCCAGCCCACCCATTATACTATCCATTCCCACCTGGCCCAGGGGATGGCGGGCGGTGTCAATTATCTGACCGGATTGGCGATTCTCAGCCTGGACGGTGCCAATGACGTCACGGTGGATGTCTACAGCCCGACGGGCAGTCTGGACTACGGCATCGAAACGACCTTGGATGCAGGCGAACGGGGTCTCGGGCTGCTCAGCGAGTGGATGCCCCAGGGGCCGTGGCCGCGCACCAGCGGCTATCTGGCCGGCACCGCCGACCGCGGCATGTTCGCGTACGAGATCTTCAATACGGTCAACGAGGAGTTCTTCGCCGCCGTCCCCGCCCAGAAATTCTTCCCGGTCCAGGAAGAGGCCGACGACGCCGACAACGGCTGGCCCGACTACGCCGAGCCGATCGATGATTATCCCCTCGAGGTGCGCGGCCAGCTGAGTCCCGCCGATTCCGGCTACTTCCTCGTCGACCTCGGCGACGGGTTTATCGACGAGATCGAAGATCTGTTCGTGTTCACCGCTCCCCACGACGGCTGGTATCTGTTCGCCTTGTACCCAGACCACCGATACTGCGACGTGGATCTCTACGTATTCGATTCAGAGTGGGTGATCGTGGGCGATTCCGCCTACGGCGTGCCCGGGGTGGAATACGTGGAAATCGAACTCCAGGCCGGCGTCTACGCGGTGGGCGTCAGCCTGTTCGATCTGGGCTGGTTCACCTCGGGCGGGTATCACCTGGTTGTGGAGCCGGACGCGATCCCCTGACGGCCGACACCGGCCGCGCCGGGGGCCGGTGACGACGCCGACTCGGACAACCAGCCAGGTGGCGGATCACCGCTGGAGTGTTTCGAGGATTTCCAGAAAGCGCGCATGGAAGTCCCGACCGGTGGCAGCCATGGCCGCGGAGATCCCTTCCCAACCGGGGTTGGCGTTGACTTCCAGGACCCGCGGACCGTCGGCCCCTTCGATGATATCCACACCGGCCAGATCCAGCTCCAGCGCAGCGGCGGCGCCCCGGGCCAACTCCACGACACCGGCGGATGGCTCCACCGCCGTGATGGTCGCGCCCAGCGAATAATTGGTCCGGAAATCCTCCCCCACGGCCTCGCGCCGCATGGCGCCAACCACCTGCCCGAGCAGGACCACCACCCGCATATCCCAGGCCGGGCCCGCCGCGGGGGCGATGTATTCCTGAACCAGGAGGATTTCGTGCCGGTCCTTGGCCCAGCGCGACCGGAACACCGCCTCGAGCTCATCCACCCCCTGCACCAACGCCACGTCGCGTCCCTGGGAACCCATGTTGGGCTTGACGACACATGGCCCGCCGCCGAGCAGCCGGAAGGCCTCGGCCAAGCCGTCCTGCGTGCGCGCTACCAAGGTGGCAGGGATCGGCAGACCGGCGGTGTCCAGGAGCTGCAGCGCGGTGATCTTGCTTCGGGCCGCCTGGATGGCGGCGATGGGATTCAGAAAATCCACCCCCTCCGCTTCAAGCAGCTCCAGGATATAGCAGTCGCCGCGGGTCAGGGTGCGCAGGTTCAGTCGCGGGATGACCAACTCAGCCTCCAACAGTTCCCGTGCGCCCGGTCCCCAGAGCAAACGGCCGACGCGGCCGCCCACCCCGAGCCCCAGTTCCCCGTGCCGCACCAGGGTGCACGCGTGTCCCCGCGCATCGGCCCGTTGGCTGAATGCCACCATACACGGGAGAAATGCCTCCTCGCTCAAGGTCGTGCTCAGAATGGCCAGTCGCATGACGCCTCCTCAACGGTCACTTTCTGGGCGGATCCGGCGGCAGTTTCAACGGAAACTCGAAATAGACCATCTCCTCACGGGTGTCGGCGTTGTAAATTTCGGCGAGATACAGGTTGGCCCCATCGAAGACGCCCAAACCGGTTCCCAGCTTGAAGAACACCAGCCCGTGGGCCGTCTCGCCCGGTGCAATTGTGGGCGTGCCCAGTGCCTTATCCTTCATGGCCTGAATCAATTTCGCCTTCTTTCCCTGACCGGCCATCCGGATGATGTCCACGGGAGGGATGCCGGTGCTGGGCGGAGCCCCCACCTGGCCGTCCGGCTGGAGCAGCGCCATGGCGACACCTTCCCATGGCAGCGCCCGGATCATCCGGCCCTCCCGGTCCACCACTGCGATACCGGCCGCCGCGATGACCACCGGGTGGTCGGCGCCGTTGTGGACCGCCACCAGCACCGGGACAATGCCGAGCTGAACAAGCTCCTTGGAATCGAACAGCTCGCGGATCCGTTTCTCGCCCGCGTAAGGGATGGCGCCAATCGTCACCCCCTGCGACTCCAGCCAGGCTGGGCACGCCTGCGGCGCCGGCGCCGGAAATGGTTGCTTCTCCTCGGCCGGCACGGCGACCGCCAATGCGGCGATGACCGCCCAGCCGATCAGGTAACGCAGATACATGGTGCCTCCCACACGTGGCTCAGTGCCCGGTCTTGCCGGGTGACACTTCGCCCGCCTCTTTCTCGCGGCGCAGCAATCCGGCCGATACCGAATACTCGGGGATCATCTGGAACGCCTCGCTGAGAGTCACCCCGAGGTGAGCCTCCGCGCCCAGCAGGTCGAACAGGATGCGCTGGTCCTGCAGGGCCGGCCAGACCGGATAGCCGGGGCTGTACCGCACCACGCCCGCCCGCGGGAGGTCGAGTTCGGCCAGTATGGCGACCGTGGCCACCTCCGCCAGCTCGTCGGCCAGCTCGGCGGCGATCGTGGACAGGATGTAGCCCTGCAGATAATCGCCGCCGTCGAAGCTCTGGCGCACGGTCTCGCTGACCGTTCCGCCGAGTGACACCACGAGCAGCGGCAATACCGGTCTGCCGCCGGACCGGATCAGGCGCGCCCAGCAGGCCGGCGCCAGGCTCAGGGGCAGCCGGCGTCCGCCGTGGACAATCATCAATCTGCCGTCGCCGGCCTGTGCCAGCTCGAAGAAGCCGAGAGCGGCCATGGGCGCAACCATTGAGGAATGGCCGAGCTCCCGCAACAGCTTTTCACCCGTCCGCAGGAGATTCTCATAGAATCCCTTCTCCATCCGGGCTCCGGCCATGAGTTTGCGGCCGCACTGTTTTTCAAAATCGAAATCGCGGATCATCCGCGCGACGTCCACGCAAAAGACGCGCACGGCGGGGTCGAGTCGCGGCATAACCGGAACCGGCGCGACTTCAGCAGGCGGCGGCGCCGCCTGCGTTGCTATGGTTGCAGTTGACCGGCATTCTTCCACGAATCGTCTCTGGCGGTCGCGGCGCCGCGTCGGATCGGTCAGTTCCTCGGCCAGACGCAGCCCATGAAAGGCATCCCGGCCGTAGAACACACCGCCGGCATACACCTCACCGTCCAGCCGGCCCAACTCCCGGGCGTACGCATCGCTCACCGCGGCGCCACCCACCAGCACCGGCACATCCAGGCCGTCCCGGTGGAGCAGCTCCACCACCCGCCGCATCTCCCGCGACGTGGAGACCAGCAGGGCGGACAGCCCCACCATGTCGGCCAACCCCTCCCGGACAGCGGTGAGAATGCGCTCAGCGGCCACGTCGGTGCCCAGGTCGGCCACGTCGAACCCGTTGTGCGCCATGAGCATGCGCACGAGGTTCTTGCCGATATCGTGCACGTCACCCTTCACCGTGGCCAGGACGATCCGCCCACGCCCCGCCGCGTCCTGAAAGGGGAAATGCCGCTTCAGGTGTTTCAGTCCTTCCTGAGTGATGGCCGCCGATTCCAGCACATACGGCAGCGGCAAGCCCCGCGATTCCATCAGCCGGCCCACTTCCGCCATGGCCGGCAGGAAGACCGTCTCGATGAGCGTCTGAGGCGCCGTCTGGCGCGCGGCCTCCTCCAGCCGCGGCAGGAAGTCGTGCCGGTCCCGCCGGACGATCTGGCGGCGCAGCCGTTCCGGCAGGGTCAGCGCGTCCCCGTTGGCATCCGGAACCTTCTCGGTGAGGAGCGGCTCGTGGCCGATTTCCAGGACCCGTTGCAAGGCGTCCGGCCGCCGGTTCAACAGCAGGTCCTCGGCCAGATCCCAGCGGTCGGCGGGAATCTCGGTGCGGTGCATCAGCTCCATTGGATTGAAGATGGCGAAGTCAAGGCCGAGCGCGCCCGCATGGTGCAGCAACACGTTGTTCAGCACCGGCCGAAACGCCGCCGGCAAGCCGTACGACACGTTGCTGACGCCCATCACGGTGAAGCAGCCGGGCAGCTCCGCCTTGAAGAGCCGTAGGGTCTCCAGAGCCTGCCGCCCGTTGTCGCGGTCCTCGGGCTGGCCGGTCCCCAGCGTCAGGATCAGCGGATCGAGGATCAGGTCCTGGTGGGACAGCCCCGCCGCCTCCGCCAGCTCGCACAGCCGCCGGGCGTTCTGCAGCCGTTCCTCCGGCTGACGGGGCAACCCTTCACCCGCCATGGGCAGGCAGACCACCATCATGCCGTGGCGGCGGGCCAGGGCCAGGATCTCGCGGCACTTCTCGATGTCTTCGAGATTGCACGAATTGAGCACCCCACGCCCCTGCATCCGTCGGCACGCCTCACGCATGGCGTCGAGGTCGGTGCTGTCCACCATCAGCGGCCGGGGGGCATTGAGACTCACCTGCGGGATCACCTGCCGGATCAGCTCCATCTGCCGCTGGACGTCGCGGGTGGCCAGGTTCAGGTCCAGCACCCGCGCGCCGCGCTCCACCTGCATCCGGGCCAGTTGCACGACCGTTTCCATGTCGTTGGCGTCCACGGCGTTCCGGAACTTCCGGCTGCCGTGGTAGTTGAGCCGCTCGCCCACCAGGATGGGGCGCGGCGTGGTGGCCAGCACCATCGCCTCGAACAGGCCGGTAAGCGCCGGCACCCGCTCCCGCGGTGGTTCCGGCATCAGCGGCGCGGCGGTCATCTCCGCGCGGAGGGCACGGATGCAGTCGGGGTCCGTACCGCAGCAGCCGCCCAGCGAGCGGAATCCCAGCCCGCGGAACGCGGCGGTTTTACGGGCAAACTCCTCCGCCGGCAGATCGAACACCGGTCGTCCACCGACGTTGCGAGGCAGCCCCCGGTTGGGCATCGCCAGCAACGGCGCCGCCACCTGCCGGTGCAGCTCGCCGGCCAGACGGTACATCTCGTCCGGTCCCATGGAACAGTTCAGTCCGATCATGTCCACGCCGAGATGGTCGGCCACCAGGGCGGCGGCCGCCAGTTGCGTCCCCAGGAGCAGGTTGCCCAACGCGTCGGTGGAAAAGCTGACCACGAGCAGGGCGTCACGGCCGGCCTGCGCCATGGCGTCACGGCTGGCCAGGATGCCGGCCCGCGTTTCCATCATGTCGTTGCAGGTCTCCAGCAACAGCAGGTCCACACCGCCCGCCAGCAGCGCCGCCGCCTGAACGTGGAAATTCCGGTAGAAATCCTGAAAGTCGGTCCGCCGCTCGATGGAGAGCAGCCCCGTCGGCCCCATGGATCCCGCCACCAGCGCGCCCGGGAAGGCTGCCGCGACTTCGCCCGCCAGCTTCGCCGCTGCCAGATTGACAGCCCGCGCCTGAGACTCCAGGTTGTGCAGGCCGAGCTTATGCGGGGTGCCGCCGAAGGTGCACGTGGTGACGACATCGGCGCCGGCCGCCAGGTAATCGCGGTGGATCTCCCGGATCGCCTCGGGTGCCTCCAGCACCAGCCGCTCCGGGCAGTCAAAGGCGGGCAGCCGCCCGCGGCGGGCGTCGAGCAGGGTGCCCATGGCCCCGTCGAAGAGAAGCCCTTCGGCCCGCAGGGTGGTGAGCAGCTCGGTGCGTGGTCGCCTCATTGCCGGACCTCCGCGACCAAATCACCGAGGACCTGATACCGGCCCAACGGGATGGAAAACTGGACGCCGCGCACTTCCGCGACGGCCATCAGTCGGCGTACGATATCTGCAGTCATGGCCAGGCCGGCCTTCTGCTGGTCGGCCGGATCCGGATACCGGCCCAGTTCCTCCAGAATCCGCCGCGGTACATGTATCCCCGGGATTTCCGAGCTGATGAACTCCGCGTTGCGCAACGAAACCAGCGGCCAGACGCCGGCCAGCACCGGCAGTCCGAATTCGGCCGCGTGCGCCATGAACGCCAGGAACGGCTCCACGTCAAAC
This genomic window from Acidobacteriota bacterium contains:
- a CDS encoding dihydropteroate synthase, translating into MRRPRTELLTTLRAEGLLFDGAMGTLLDARRGRLPAFDCPERLVLEAPEAIREIHRDYLAAGADVVTTCTFGGTPHKLGLHNLESQARAVNLAAAKLAGEVAAAFPGALVAGSMGPTGLLSIERRTDFQDFYRNFHVQAAALLAGGVDLLLLETCNDMMETRAGILASRDAMAQAGRDALLVVSFSTDALGNLLLGTQLAAAALVADHLGVDMIGLNCSMGPDEMYRLAGELHRQVAAPLLAMPNRGLPRNVGGRPVFDLPAEEFARKTAAFRGLGFRSLGGCCGTDPDCIRALRAEMTAAPLMPEPPRERVPALTGLFEAMVLATTPRPILVGERLNYHGSRKFRNAVDANDMETVVQLARMQVERGARVLDLNLATRDVQRQMELIRQVIPQVSLNAPRPLMVDSTDLDAMREACRRMQGRGVLNSCNLEDIEKCREILALARRHGMMVVCLPMAGEGLPRQPEERLQNARRLCELAEAAGLSHQDLILDPLILTLGTGQPEDRDNGRQALETLRLFKAELPGCFTVMGVSNVSYGLPAAFRPVLNNVLLHHAGALGLDFAIFNPMELMHRTEIPADRWDLAEDLLLNRRPDALQRVLEIGHEPLLTEKVPDANGDALTLPERLRRQIVRRDRHDFLPRLEEAARQTAPQTLIETVFLPAMAEVGRLMESRGLPLPYVLESAAITQEGLKHLKRHFPFQDAAGRGRIVLATVKGDVHDIGKNLVRMLMAHNGFDVADLGTDVAAERILTAVREGLADMVGLSALLVSTSREMRRVVELLHRDGLDVPVLVGGAAVSDAYARELGRLDGEVYAGGVFYGRDAFHGLRLAEELTDPTRRRDRQRRFVEECRSTATIATQAAPPPAEVAPVPVMPRLDPAVRVFCVDVARMIRDFDFEKQCGRKLMAGARMEKGFYENLLRTGEKLLRELGHSSMVAPMAALGFFELAQAGDGRLMIVHGGRRLPLSLAPACWARLIRSGGRPVLPLLVVSLGGTVSETVRQSFDGGDYLQGYILSTIAAELADELAEVATVAILAELDLPRAGVVRYSPGYPVWPALQDQRILFDLLGAEAHLGVTLSEAFQMIPEYSVSAGLLRREKEAGEVSPGKTGH
- a CDS encoding RimK family alpha-L-glutamate ligase, with translation MRLAILSTTLSEEAFLPCMVAFSQRADARGHACTLVRHGELGLGVGGRVGRLLWGPGARELLEAELVIPRLNLRTLTRGDCYILELLEAEGVDFLNPIAAIQAARSKITALQLLDTAGLPIPATLVARTQDGLAEAFRLLGGGPCVVKPNMGSQGRDVALVQGVDELEAVFRSRWAKDRHEILLVQEYIAPAAGPAWDMRVVVLLGQVVGAMRREAVGEDFRTNYSLGATITAVEPSAGVVELARGAAAALELDLAGVDIIEGADGPRVLEVNANPGWEGISAAMAATGRDFHARFLEILETLQR